From a region of the Dictyostelium discoideum AX4 chromosome 2 chromosome, whole genome shotgun sequence genome:
- the recA gene encoding DNA recombination protein: MSINKILSSTYKITQRSNNNNILFNGLKINSFSLCNTKTNLFTNKTNINLYNNYSKSSKSGKKSKKDEDDEDGEIETSKTSKKSASSSSMENVLKELEKSFGKGTLMKLGSQFSTQKVEVIPSGSMGLDIALGVGGLPKGRVTEIFGPESSGKTTLALHVIAQAQKAGGNCTFIDAEHALNPQWAARLGVNLDELFVSQPDNGEQALEIVDSLLRSKTMSVIVVDSVAALVPRVEIEGEMGDSHLGVQARLMSQALRKLSPTLKDSNCVLIFINQIRMKIGVMFGNPEVTSGGNALKFFSSIRIDIRKVGTVKKGDDIIASQVKAKVVKNKLAPPFKEAIFDIDFQSGINKTGEIIDLAVAEGIIDKMGSWYSYNDIKLDQGREKTKYLLEKTQPNLLVEIENKLRDKLIKSKPLINQQQEEEGNDQTSDEFDIENDDEIIEEDIDDETIKK; this comes from the exons ATGTCAATAAACAAAATTCTTTCTTCAACTTATAAAATAACTCAAAGAtctaacaataacaatattttattcaatggattgaaaattaattctttttcattatgtAACACTAAAACAAACCTTTTCacaaataaaactaatatcaatttatataataattattcaaaatcatcaaaatcagGTA agaaatcaaagaaagatgaagatgatgaagatggaGAAATTGAAACAAGTAAAACAAGTAAAAAATCagcatcttcatcatcaatggagaatgttttaaaagaattagagAAAAGTTTTGGTAAAGGTacattaatgaaattagGGTCCCAATTTTCAACTCAAAAAGTTGAAGTTATACCATCAGGATCAATGGGATTAGATATTGCATTAGGAGTAGGAGGTTTACCAAAAGGTAGAGTCACTGAAATATTTGGACCTGAAAGTAGTGGTAAAACAACTTTAGCATTACATGTCATTGCTCAAGCTCAAAAAGCTGGAGGAAATTGTACTTTTATCGATGCTGAACATGCACTAAACCCACAATGGGCTGCACGTTTAGGTGTAAATTTAGATGAACTATTCGTTTCTCAACCTGACAATGGTGAACAAGCATTAGAAATCGTTGATTCTTTACTTCGTTCAAAAACAATGTCTGTTATCGTTGTTGATAGTGTTGCAGCTTTGGTTCCAAGAGTTGAAATCGAAGGTGAAATGGGTGATTCTCATCTTGGTGTACAAGCTCGTTTAATGTCACAAGCCTTACGTAAATTATCTCCAACATTAAAAGATTCAAAttgtgttttaatttttataaatcaaattcgTATGAAAATTGGTGTTATGTTTGGTAATCCTGAAGTAACTTCTGGTGGTAATGCTTTAAag tttttttcatcaattaGAATTGATATTAGAAAAGTTGGAACAGTTAAAAAAGGAGATGATATTATTGCATCACAAGTAAAAGCAAAagttgtaaaaaataaattagcaCCACCATTTAAAGAGGCAatttttgatattgatttcCAATCTGGTATAAATAAAACTGGTGAAATCATTGATCTTGCAGTTGCAGAAGGAATTATAGATAAAATGGGATCTTGGTATAGTTATAACGATATTAAATTAGACCAAGGTAGGGAAAAGACTAAATACCTTTTAGAAAAGACTCAACCAAATCTTTTAgtagaaattgaaaataaattaagagataaattaattaaatcaaaaccattaattaatcaacaacaagaagaagaaggaAATGATCAAACCAGtgatgaatttgatattgaaaatgatgatgaaattatagaagaagatattgatgatgaaactattaaaaaataa